In Alteromonas naphthalenivorans, one DNA window encodes the following:
- a CDS encoding TonB-dependent receptor plug domain-containing protein, with product MKFKTRKTAVAALVSSALFCSPFLAYAQDANEEVVAESKSKKDVELILVTGSFVRRSENFESPSPLAVVDSVAIDSIGAKNIADITQTLTINTGAENNPDAFTQNATAGTSNINLRGLGVASTLVLLNNKRQVVTAQPTNEGLNFVDTSSLVPMIAIDRMEVVKDGASALYGSDAVAGVVNFITKRNYDGAMVSVDYQDGAHGDNKEYIFQGLWGATGDNGSVLAAISYTNRSPVFLSDRRLSRPEDDTSALGNPASYFVTIPGAGALPIIDPYGCEEFGGAPNLLAPSGTIPGLEVGFCGFDFGKFYSYVADESRINSYVRADYEFANDITWTAELSMARNRAERGGAPSFPILTSPIVPDYHPQNPFGQSVAFFGRAEGNGFDGDPANTESDTFRFSTNLQGVTDSGFWEVSYTRAVNDFLYKVPDVLNTEFQLALYGLGGSACDPIAGTPGEGNCEFFNPFATSYSSAPNSDYVVDSFTGTEIIDSKADLEVFEAFTSFDIFEMSSGFAALAVGVQYREEQLSQDYDDLANQDSFTFVIGNPDIDGSQDIWAAFGELALPLSEDLDMQLAVRYEDYGGSIGSTVDPKLAVSYRATDEFSLRGSISTSFRAPTVFLAQGGATSLQQLIDPVQGATAFVAVRTSGNEDLKPEESTAYNIGFSYEPFRDFSIELDYWNFKFEDLIIQENAQAVLNLDPTDTDRIIRAGDPLNGPVLQVNNTYVNASEMETSGIDFVTSYKIDTEFGSFTPSLNGTYTMKYDLMDPQAGNIDGAGRRNFNNIGVSSPELRMNFGLAWKNDIHAANLFVRYISSYDDDQNCADGTTNLGACTNGLYEVDSHVTVDAQYNIDLGSLFETEQSYVVTVGGLNLFDEDPPQLFTNSGFDSKVHDPRGRQIYARLAVEF from the coding sequence ATGAAATTTAAAACGCGTAAGACTGCAGTAGCTGCCTTAGTCAGTTCTGCCTTATTTTGTTCTCCTTTTTTAGCGTATGCGCAAGATGCTAACGAAGAAGTTGTAGCTGAATCTAAAAGTAAAAAAGATGTAGAGTTAATTCTCGTTACAGGGAGCTTTGTTCGTCGCAGTGAGAACTTTGAGTCACCTTCACCATTAGCGGTAGTAGACAGCGTTGCTATCGATTCAATAGGTGCTAAAAACATAGCGGATATCACGCAAACATTAACGATTAATACTGGCGCAGAGAACAACCCTGATGCCTTTACACAAAACGCCACAGCCGGCACCTCAAACATTAACTTACGTGGGTTAGGTGTTGCATCTACCTTAGTATTGTTAAACAACAAACGCCAAGTGGTAACCGCTCAACCTACTAACGAAGGGTTAAATTTCGTAGATACAAGTTCACTTGTACCTATGATTGCCATTGATAGAATGGAAGTCGTAAAAGACGGTGCATCGGCCTTATACGGTTCAGATGCGGTTGCAGGGGTGGTTAACTTCATTACCAAACGTAATTATGATGGTGCGATGGTCAGCGTAGATTATCAAGACGGCGCCCATGGTGATAACAAAGAATATATATTTCAAGGTTTATGGGGAGCAACAGGCGACAATGGTAGCGTACTAGCAGCCATAAGCTACACGAACCGTTCACCGGTATTTTTAAGTGACCGACGCTTAAGCCGCCCCGAAGACGACACCAGTGCGTTAGGTAACCCTGCCTCCTACTTTGTGACTATTCCAGGCGCTGGGGCGTTACCTATCATAGACCCATACGGGTGTGAGGAGTTTGGTGGTGCACCTAACTTACTTGCCCCTAGTGGCACAATTCCTGGACTAGAAGTTGGATTTTGCGGCTTCGATTTTGGTAAGTTCTATTCTTATGTTGCCGATGAAAGTCGAATTAATTCTTATGTAAGAGCAGACTATGAGTTTGCTAATGACATTACATGGACAGCTGAGCTTAGTATGGCGCGTAACCGCGCTGAACGTGGCGGGGCGCCAAGTTTCCCCATTTTAACATCACCGATTGTTCCTGATTACCACCCTCAAAATCCATTTGGTCAGTCTGTTGCCTTCTTTGGCCGTGCTGAAGGAAATGGCTTCGATGGCGATCCGGCAAACACAGAATCAGACACTTTTAGATTCAGCACCAACCTACAAGGTGTGACTGACAGCGGCTTCTGGGAGGTGAGTTATACCCGTGCAGTGAATGATTTCTTATACAAAGTACCTGATGTGCTAAACACTGAGTTCCAGCTTGCCCTATATGGTTTAGGTGGCTCGGCATGTGATCCTATTGCAGGAACACCAGGCGAAGGAAATTGTGAATTTTTCAATCCTTTTGCTACTTCTTATTCGTCAGCACCTAACTCTGATTATGTGGTTGATTCGTTCACCGGCACAGAAATCATAGATTCAAAAGCTGATCTTGAAGTGTTCGAAGCATTTACTTCATTCGATATCTTTGAAATGAGTAGTGGGTTTGCTGCGTTAGCAGTAGGTGTGCAATATCGCGAAGAGCAGTTAAGCCAAGATTATGATGATTTGGCTAACCAAGACAGCTTCACCTTCGTTATAGGTAATCCAGATATTGATGGAAGCCAAGACATATGGGCTGCCTTTGGTGAACTTGCTTTACCATTAAGTGAAGATTTAGATATGCAACTCGCCGTTCGATATGAAGACTACGGCGGTAGCATTGGTAGCACAGTAGATCCTAAGCTTGCGGTTTCGTATCGTGCAACTGATGAATTCTCGCTACGGGGATCGATATCTACGTCGTTTAGAGCGCCTACCGTGTTCTTAGCACAAGGTGGGGCTACGTCACTACAACAACTTATTGACCCAGTACAAGGTGCTACGGCGTTTGTTGCGGTGAGGACTTCAGGTAACGAAGATCTTAAACCAGAAGAATCTACTGCATATAATATTGGTTTTTCATACGAGCCTTTCAGAGATTTCTCTATTGAGCTTGATTACTGGAACTTCAAGTTTGAAGACTTGATTATTCAGGAAAATGCGCAAGCAGTATTAAATCTTGACCCTACCGATACCGACCGCATTATTCGTGCTGGCGACCCGTTAAATGGCCCTGTGTTACAAGTTAACAACACTTACGTGAATGCAAGTGAGATGGAAACGTCGGGTATCGATTTTGTGACTAGTTACAAGATTGACACTGAGTTTGGTAGTTTCACGCCGTCTTTAAACGGTACCTACACCATGAAATATGACCTGATGGATCCGCAAGCGGGTAATATTGACGGGGCAGGGCGCAGAAACTTCAACAATATCGGGGTTTCTTCACCTGAACTTAGAATGAACTTCGGTCTTGCGTGGAAAAACGACATTCACGCGGCTAACTTATTTGTTCGTTACATTTCTTCGTACGATGATGACCAAAACTGCGCAGATGGCACTACAAACTTAGGTGCCTGTACAAATGGTTTATACGAAGTAGATAGCCATGTCACAGTAGATGCTCAGTACAACATCGACTTAGGTTCGCTATTTGAAACGGAACAAAGTTATGTTGTCACTGTAGGCGGATTGAACTTATTTGATGAAGATCCTCCTCAGTTGTTTACCAATAGTGGTTTTGATTCAAAAGTGCATGACCCCCGTGGGCGTCAAATTTATGCACGGTTAGCGGTAGAGTTTTAA
- a CDS encoding mechanosensitive ion channel family protein — MPEVNFAGLVLVPELVITVTVILANLFMFLIKRIFLRKFLLLTDRTSYFYDSLLAHSLNLPLTILIFVIDIWILNWLFDKYDIVNESYTSSISLASKILLITAAILFLNRFAVGLLANQTQRSDSLRSSTGIIKGIVKGLIVGIGILIMLGTLGISITPIIASLGITSLAVALALQPTLENFFSGVQLVMDKPIRVGDFIELESKEQGFVERIGWRSTWIKMLPNNTIIVPNSVLAESKIINYFYPSKELSVPVDVGVHYNSDLEHVEKVTLEVAKEILVSHEWGIDDYDTFVVYHTFDNSSINFTVMLRAKEYFHRFFIKSAFIKALHKRYAAEGIIIPYPIRAINTEQESPRIDVQTTNIPNNAGEPPSQ; from the coding sequence ATGCCAGAAGTTAACTTTGCAGGCTTAGTGTTAGTGCCTGAACTTGTTATCACCGTTACTGTGATACTTGCTAACCTTTTCATGTTCTTAATTAAGCGCATCTTTCTACGAAAGTTTTTGTTGCTTACTGATCGCACTTCATATTTCTATGACTCTTTGCTGGCCCACTCGTTAAACCTGCCGCTCACTATCCTTATTTTCGTTATCGATATTTGGATTTTAAATTGGCTATTCGACAAGTACGATATTGTCAATGAGTCCTATACGAGCTCAATTTCCCTCGCGTCTAAAATATTACTGATCACTGCCGCTATTCTTTTCTTAAATCGTTTTGCCGTTGGGTTACTTGCTAACCAAACACAGCGTTCAGACTCACTTCGAAGTAGTACGGGCATTATTAAAGGCATAGTGAAAGGCCTTATCGTAGGTATTGGTATATTAATAATGTTGGGTACGTTAGGCATTTCAATTACCCCTATTATCGCGTCGTTAGGTATCACATCGCTTGCCGTTGCGCTTGCCCTTCAACCCACTCTAGAGAACTTCTTTTCAGGGGTACAACTGGTTATGGACAAGCCTATTAGAGTAGGCGACTTCATTGAATTAGAGAGTAAAGAGCAAGGTTTTGTAGAGCGTATTGGTTGGCGCTCCACGTGGATAAAAATGTTACCCAACAACACTATTATTGTACCAAATAGTGTATTAGCTGAATCTAAGATAATTAATTATTTCTACCCGAGTAAAGAGTTATCAGTACCGGTTGATGTAGGTGTACATTATAACTCTGATCTTGAGCACGTAGAGAAAGTCACCCTTGAGGTAGCCAAAGAAATATTGGTTTCCCATGAATGGGGAATTGATGATTACGATACCTTCGTGGTGTACCACACCTTTGATAATTCCAGCATCAATTTCACGGTGATGTTGAGAGCAAAAGAGTACTTCCATCGCTTCTTTATAAAATCAGCATTCATAAAGGCATTACATAAGCGATATGCCGCAGAAGGTATTATTATTCCCTATCCAATACGCGCCATTAATACCGAACAAGAGAGCCCGCGTATTGATGTTCAAACTACCAACATCCCCAACAACGCGGGCGAGCCTCCTAGCCAGTAG
- a CDS encoding mechanosensitive ion channel family protein, giving the protein MDFPNIDDFYQLINQKLEGWIESGIKHLPNFVVAILIAIVFGILAKVVGNIVGKVMRRAFESRQIAKLLTSIIKSLIVVFGIFIALDFVGLKGTVTSLLAGAGIVGLAIGFAFQDMTENLIAGIAMGIRKPFEIGDVVQAEGVFGTVEEINLRNTLVATFYGQREIIPNKILFRNILTNYSVEGVRRIEVPVGISYADDVEKAAELITDAINEKDYVIKKDETAVYAASFGDSSINLLLWFWIRYPGDPGFMVVRHEAICTVKRVLEENDILIPFPIRTLDFNSKGSDKLNTMLEKKETTSESESSPTRNSGDQVNGDSEASDE; this is encoded by the coding sequence ATGGATTTTCCTAATATTGATGACTTTTATCAGCTAATAAACCAGAAGCTTGAGGGTTGGATCGAGAGCGGAATTAAGCACTTACCCAACTTTGTGGTGGCGATATTAATCGCTATTGTTTTCGGAATACTGGCAAAAGTAGTAGGAAATATTGTCGGAAAGGTAATGCGAAGAGCATTTGAGTCTCGACAAATCGCTAAATTACTCACCTCTATTATCAAATCACTCATTGTTGTTTTCGGTATTTTCATTGCACTGGATTTCGTTGGACTCAAGGGCACGGTGACATCATTACTTGCCGGTGCCGGTATTGTGGGTTTAGCCATCGGCTTTGCGTTTCAAGATATGACGGAAAACCTCATTGCGGGTATTGCAATGGGTATCCGTAAACCTTTCGAGATTGGTGATGTGGTTCAAGCTGAAGGCGTTTTCGGAACGGTTGAAGAAATTAACCTGCGAAACACCTTGGTAGCTACTTTTTATGGGCAGCGTGAAATCATTCCCAATAAAATCCTCTTTAGAAATATTCTAACTAATTATTCAGTTGAAGGTGTTAGACGTATTGAGGTTCCTGTTGGCATTTCCTACGCCGATGATGTTGAAAAAGCCGCCGAACTCATTACCGACGCAATCAATGAAAAAGACTACGTAATAAAGAAAGACGAAACTGCGGTTTACGCTGCGTCATTCGGTGATTCAAGTATCAATCTTTTGCTTTGGTTTTGGATACGTTACCCAGGCGACCCTGGCTTTATGGTAGTGCGTCACGAAGCAATATGTACTGTTAAACGTGTATTAGAAGAAAACGACATCTTAATTCCCTTCCCTATTCGTACGTTGGATTTTAATTCCAAGGGAAGCGATAAGCTTAACACTATGCTTGAAAAGAAAGAGACCACTTCTGAAAGCGAATCATCCCCAACGCGCAACTCTGGCGATCAAGTAAATGGGGATAGCGAAGCGAGTGATGAATAA
- a CDS encoding MaoC family dehydratase yields the protein MKTLIDLEVGETLEQAEWLTISQDMINQFAEATGDYQWIHLDTERCNKESPFRTTIAHGFLTASVMPKAFEGVLAASDEIASTINYGIDSLRFLEPVKSGDAIKYHFKLVEVVNKPAGKLFKMESSCELASSGKPALVGTFLMLAVMQPSE from the coding sequence ATGAAAACACTCATCGACTTAGAGGTTGGGGAAACCCTTGAACAAGCTGAATGGCTCACCATTTCGCAAGATATGATTAATCAGTTTGCTGAAGCTACGGGTGACTATCAATGGATACACCTTGATACTGAACGGTGTAACAAAGAGAGCCCATTTAGAACTACTATTGCGCATGGCTTTCTCACCGCGTCGGTTATGCCTAAGGCCTTTGAAGGTGTACTTGCTGCATCTGACGAAATTGCATCAACCATTAACTATGGTATCGATTCATTACGTTTTTTGGAGCCCGTGAAATCAGGCGATGCAATCAAATATCACTTCAAATTGGTAGAAGTCGTCAACAAACCTGCTGGTAAACTATTTAAAATGGAATCAAGCTGCGAGCTGGCCTCGTCAGGCAAACCAGCACTGGTGGGGACTTTTCTTATGTTGGCAGTAATGCAACCTAGCGAGTAA
- a CDS encoding entericidin A/B family lipoprotein, with the protein MKKSVLSSLLNSKLLRGSFTALLFSSAVVGMNGCATVEGAGEDIQSAGEAIEEGAEDASN; encoded by the coding sequence ATGAAAAAGTCAGTTTTGTCGTCACTATTAAATTCGAAATTACTTAGGGGTAGTTTCACCGCGCTATTGTTTTCATCTGCTGTTGTAGGTATGAATGGGTGTGCGACGGTTGAAGGTGCAGGAGAAGATATACAAAGCGCTGGCGAAGCCATTGAAGAAGGTGCTGAAGACGCATCTAATTAA
- a CDS encoding 4a-hydroxytetrahydrobiopterin dehydratase, whose translation MSTLLTREQIQDNLETLNEGLEENERWALSDNAIEKTFTFKSFIRAFGWMSQIAIWAEKLKHHPEWFNVYNRVEVKLTTHDVGGLSELDFKLATKMESFKP comes from the coding sequence ATGAGTACGCTATTAACCCGTGAACAAATTCAAGACAACCTTGAAACTTTAAATGAAGGTTTAGAGGAAAACGAACGGTGGGCATTAAGCGATAATGCTATTGAAAAGACATTTACCTTTAAAAGTTTCATTCGTGCATTTGGTTGGATGTCACAAATTGCTATTTGGGCAGAGAAATTAAAGCATCATCCAGAATGGTTTAATGTTTATAACCGGGTTGAAGTGAAATTAACTACTCATGATGTGGGTGGTTTAAGCGAATTAGATTTTAAACTGGCAACAAA